One Lactobacillus crispatus DNA segment encodes these proteins:
- a CDS encoding ABC transporter ATP-binding protein, which yields MGIFSKLGWFFKAEKKRYIIGITFLALTSLANLVPPRVLGLMADQLDQGHISWGQYGMLIIAVLAAALTLYILRYFWRKQIWGGAAELERQMRSKLFDHFMIMDRTFYQRHRTGDLMAHATNDVSAIQNVAGDGVLTLVDSLVMGLSTMIAMIIFVDWRLTIVALLPLPFLALGAWKLGDHLHDAFDKSQAAFSKLNNKTQESVSGIKVLKTFGQGKEDTAAFDRMIDETINVNKKVFVWDSLFDPLGTIVIGATYVITIIYGGLLVINRILSIGQLVSFIAYISNMVWPMFAIGYLFNILERGSASYDRVEKLLNEKPLITDAHADQSITVKDLQGDLKYNIKSFAYPDEPEIPVLKQVNFTLKPGQTLGLVGRVGAGKTTIIQLLLREFDQYDGQITLNGKDIRNIPLKVLLSQISYVPQNNFLFSTSIGKNIAFSSENVDKDDIAAAAKKSDLHDDVLQMPKGYETLVGENGLSLSGGQRQRMSIARALLKDSQILILDDALSAVDAKTETEILSSLRKERADKTTMIAAHRLTSVMDADLILVLKDGRIVERGNHQQLLDEDGWYAEMWRRQELQAKVGEDVDE from the coding sequence ATGGGAATATTTAGCAAACTAGGTTGGTTTTTTAAGGCTGAAAAAAAGCGCTACATTATTGGGATTACTTTCTTAGCGCTGACTTCCTTAGCCAATTTAGTACCACCGCGCGTATTAGGTTTGATGGCTGATCAACTTGATCAAGGACATATTTCCTGGGGCCAATACGGAATGCTGATCATTGCCGTTTTAGCCGCAGCGCTCACTCTTTATATTTTGCGCTATTTCTGGCGTAAGCAAATCTGGGGCGGAGCGGCAGAATTGGAACGGCAGATGCGGTCAAAGTTATTCGATCATTTTATGATTATGGACCGAACTTTTTATCAGCGCCATCGAACGGGTGATTTAATGGCACATGCCACTAATGATGTTTCCGCTATTCAGAATGTAGCTGGAGACGGTGTTTTAACTTTAGTTGATTCTTTAGTTATGGGGCTGTCAACAATGATCGCAATGATTATTTTTGTTGATTGGCGTTTAACAATTGTCGCTTTATTACCGTTGCCATTTTTGGCTTTGGGAGCTTGGAAGCTAGGCGATCATCTACATGATGCTTTTGATAAATCACAAGCTGCGTTTTCAAAGTTGAATAATAAGACACAAGAATCCGTTTCGGGTATTAAAGTGCTTAAAACTTTTGGTCAGGGTAAAGAAGATACTGCAGCCTTTGATCGAATGATTGATGAAACAATCAATGTTAATAAAAAAGTTTTTGTTTGGGATTCATTATTTGATCCTTTAGGTACCATAGTCATTGGTGCTACATATGTAATTACCATTATTTATGGCGGCTTATTGGTAATTAATCGAATTTTATCGATTGGTCAATTAGTTTCGTTTATTGCTTATATTTCTAATATGGTTTGGCCAATGTTTGCAATAGGGTATTTATTTAATATCCTAGAGCGTGGTAGTGCTAGCTATGATCGAGTAGAAAAATTGCTTAATGAAAAGCCATTAATTACTGATGCTCATGCAGATCAGAGTATTACAGTTAAAGATTTGCAAGGTGATTTAAAATATAATATTAAATCATTTGCCTATCCTGATGAACCAGAGATTCCAGTTTTAAAGCAAGTCAATTTCACTTTAAAACCTGGGCAAACTTTAGGGTTAGTTGGTCGAGTTGGTGCGGGTAAAACCACAATTATTCAACTGCTTTTGCGAGAATTTGATCAGTATGATGGTCAAATTACTCTGAATGGCAAAGATATTAGAAATATTCCACTAAAGGTATTACTCAGTCAGATCTCCTACGTTCCTCAAAATAATTTCTTGTTTTCAACTAGTATCGGCAAAAATATTGCTTTCTCTTCTGAAAATGTAGATAAGGATGATATTGCAGCTGCAGCCAAGAAGAGTGATTTGCATGATGATGTTTTGCAAATGCCTAAAGGCTATGAAACTTTAGTTGGTGAAAATGGCTTATCTCTTTCTGGTGGTCAAAGACAGAGAATGTCAATTGCTCGGGCATTGCTAAAAGATAGTCAGATTTTGATTTTAGATGATGCATTGTCAGCAGTTGATGCAAAGACCGAAACTGAGATTTTGTCATCATTAAGAAAAGAGCGAGCAGATAAGACTACGATGATTGCAGCTCACCGCTTAACTTCTGTCATGGATGCGGATCTGATTTTAGTTTTAAAAGATGGGCGAATCGTTGAACGAGGCAATCACCAACAACTTTTAGACGAAGATGGTTGGTATGCAGAAATGTGGCGTAGACAAGAGTTACAAGCAAAGGTGGGTGAAGATGTAGATGAATAA
- a CDS encoding YneF family protein, with protein MNLGLAIFLIIVALLVGATAGFYGARAYMKKYFKENPPISEDMIVAMMSQMGQKPSNKKVHQVMNMMKHQQR; from the coding sequence ATGAATTTAGGTTTAGCAATTTTTTTGATCATTGTTGCGCTCTTGGTTGGTGCAACAGCGGGTTTCTATGGTGCAAGAGCATACATGAAGAAGTACTTTAAGGAAAATCCTCCTATTAGTGAAGATATGATCGTTGCTATGATGTCTCAAATGGGACAAAAGCCTTCAAATAAGAAGGTACATCAAGTAATGAACATGATGAAACACCAACAAAGGTAA